One window from the genome of Aliidongia dinghuensis encodes:
- a CDS encoding relaxase/mobilization nuclease domain-containing protein yields the protein MATRDDQLHIRPGRIRHGNRGAQRPKTFAGEVMRAAKKAGHVGSSFRSSQGRSRSRFGRGRRAAASVRLRSNARRVVLKARVVRHNGTRFRSAPLPKHLAYLKREGVTRDGADARMFDAASDEADEHAFAERTEDDRHHFRFIVSPEDAGELKNLRTFTRELMQDVERDLGTKLDWVAVDHWNTDNPHVHVLVRGRTDDGEDLVISRDYISRGFRDRAAERVTLELGPRSEQEIRTTLEREMGAERWTSLDRALRDIADEGGGVADLRPGGSEDPETQRLLIGRATKLERLGLAEQVGPAQWSLKPSLEASLRELGDRGDIIRTMHRAMSGSGREPDVSQFAMHGAEPEQPVIGRLVERGLDDELKGTAYVVIDGTDGRTHHLRFSDLEFTGDARPGAIVETRAYEDAGGRHRLSLATRSDLSIETQTTAPGATWLDRQLLAKDDVLGNGGFGREVREAMEKRVEHLIEQDLARRQGQRIIFARDLLSTLRDRELAEIGARLASETGLPYRAAVVGEHVSGIYRQRVTLSSGRFALIDDGASLQLVPWRPALEQQLSKQVGGVMGPSGQVDWSIGRKREIGL from the coding sequence ATGGCGACGCGTGACGACCAACTGCACATCCGCCCCGGCCGCATCCGCCACGGCAACCGTGGCGCCCAGCGTCCAAAGACCTTCGCCGGCGAGGTCATGCGCGCCGCAAAGAAGGCAGGTCACGTCGGCAGCAGCTTCCGCTCCAGCCAGGGCCGCAGCCGATCTCGCTTCGGCCGGGGCCGGCGTGCCGCAGCCTCGGTGCGCCTGCGCTCGAACGCGCGGCGCGTGGTGCTGAAGGCCAGGGTCGTTCGCCACAACGGCACGCGCTTCCGCTCGGCTCCGCTGCCGAAGCACTTGGCCTACCTGAAGCGCGAAGGTGTTACCCGCGACGGTGCCGACGCCAGGATGTTCGACGCCGCCTCGGACGAGGCCGACGAACACGCCTTCGCCGAGCGGACCGAGGACGACCGCCATCACTTCCGTTTCATCGTCTCGCCGGAAGACGCCGGAGAACTCAAGAACCTGCGCACCTTCACCCGAGAGCTGATGCAGGATGTCGAACGCGATCTCGGGACCAAGCTCGATTGGGTCGCGGTCGATCACTGGAACACCGACAACCCGCATGTCCACGTGCTGGTCCGCGGGCGCACCGACGACGGCGAGGACCTGGTGATCAGCCGCGACTACATCAGCCGCGGGTTCCGCGACCGGGCCGCTGAGCGCGTCACTCTGGAGCTTGGGCCACGCAGCGAGCAAGAGATCCGCACCACTCTCGAACGGGAGATGGGCGCAGAGCGCTGGACGAGTCTCGACCGCGCCCTGCGCGATATCGCCGACGAGGGCGGCGGCGTCGCCGACCTTCGGCCGGGAGGAAGCGAAGACCCGGAGACGCAGCGGCTGTTGATCGGCCGGGCGACGAAGCTCGAACGCCTCGGCCTGGCCGAGCAAGTGGGACCTGCCCAGTGGTCCTTGAAGCCTAGCTTGGAGGCGTCATTGCGCGAGCTGGGTGATCGCGGCGATATCATCAGAACCATGCACCGCGCCATGTCCGGCTCGGGCCGCGAGCCTGATGTCAGCCAATTCGCCATGCATGGCGCCGAGCCCGAACAGCCCGTCATCGGCCGCCTGGTCGAACGTGGGCTCGACGACGAACTGAAGGGGACCGCCTATGTCGTCATCGACGGCACAGACGGTCGGACACATCATCTTCGCTTCTCGGACCTGGAATTCACCGGCGACGCCCGACCTGGCGCGATCGTCGAGACGCGCGCCTATGAGGACGCCGGCGGCCGCCATCGCCTCTCGCTCGCAACCCGGTCCGACCTCTCGATCGAGACCCAGACGACCGCGCCTGGCGCGACCTGGTTGGACCGCCAGCTCCTCGCGAAGGATGACGTCCTGGGCAACGGCGGCTTCGGCCGGGAAGTGCGCGAGGCGATGGAGAAGCGCGTCGAGCATCTGATCGAACAGGATCTAGCCCGCCGTCAGGGGCAGCGCATCATTTTCGCCCGCGATCTTTTGAGCACGCTGCGCGACAGAGAGTTGGCCGAGATCGGTGCCAGGCTGGCGTCCGAAACAGGCCTGCCGTATCGCGCCGCCGTGGTCGGCGAGCACGTCTCGGGCATCTATCGCCAACGCGTCACCCTTTCATCGGGGCGCTTTGCCTTGATCGATGACGGCGCCAGCCTGCAGCTCGTTCCGTGGAGGCCCGCACTTGAGCAGCAGCTCAGCAAGCAGGTCGGCGGCGTGATGGGTCCGTCGGGACAGGTCGACTGGAGCATCGGCCGGAAGCGGGAGATTGGACTGTAA
- a CDS encoding lytic transglycosylase domain-containing protein produces the protein MRPASQCPSSFPASSQRAAASRSGADARARCFALAVLGAIIPLWSGSASAQAMSPLQLAAAPAVALGLSAVVEEAAHRFGIPAAWIRAVMRAESFGDIRATSPKGAMGLMQIMPETWALLRRRYGLGANPYDAHDNIMAGAAYLRELHDRYGIPGFLAAYNAGPARWEDHVATGRPLPAETRAYLIRLAPIIGGHAEDDTTILAAVVKSWTEAALFPHHRNDGASAQTPASEPTSKLHSNDAPVRDWTGLVPQSDGLFVSLSAARRPQ, from the coding sequence ATGAGGCCAGCCAGCCAATGCCCTTCCTCCTTCCCGGCCTCGTCACAACGGGCTGCTGCCAGTCGATCGGGCGCCGATGCGCGAGCCAGATGCTTCGCGCTCGCCGTTCTGGGCGCCATCATTCCGCTATGGAGCGGCTCCGCAAGCGCCCAGGCGATGTCGCCGCTGCAACTAGCGGCCGCGCCGGCTGTCGCGCTCGGCCTGTCCGCGGTCGTTGAGGAGGCCGCACACCGCTTCGGCATCCCCGCAGCATGGATACGCGCCGTGATGCGTGCGGAAAGCTTCGGCGACATCCGCGCGACCTCGCCGAAGGGCGCCATGGGCCTGATGCAGATCATGCCGGAGACATGGGCATTGCTGCGTCGGCGCTACGGTCTTGGCGCCAATCCCTACGATGCGCACGACAACATCATGGCCGGCGCTGCGTATCTCCGGGAGTTGCACGACCGCTACGGCATCCCCGGCTTCCTCGCGGCATACAACGCAGGACCGGCGCGGTGGGAGGACCACGTGGCGACCGGGCGACCGCTGCCGGCCGAAACGCGCGCCTACCTGATCCGTCTCGCCCCGATCATCGGCGGACATGCCGAAGACGACACCACGATTCTCGCCGCCGTCGTCAAATCCTGGACCGAAGCCGCGCTGTTTCCGCACCATCGGAACGACGGGGCATCTGCACAAACGCCAGCATCGGAGCCGACTTCCAAGCTGCACTCGAATGACGCACCGGTCCGCGATTGGACCGGGCTCGTTCCGCAATCCGACGGCCTGTTCGTCTCGTTGTCAGCAGCGAGGCGACCGCAATGA